The Eurosta solidaginis isolate ZX-2024a chromosome 4, ASM4086904v1, whole genome shotgun sequence genome includes a window with the following:
- the LOC137251041 gene encoding T-complex protein 1 subunit eta-like isoform X1 codes for MFCAVHVPEEDWKRRMKACGGAVMTTANDINSSVLGQCDYFEERQNYLKVALMILRGSVEQFLEETELRYMMLNCLCGVQLNMILLLLFYFGIGW; via the exons atgttctgtgctgttcatgtaccagaagaagattggaaacgtagaatgaaagcttgtggtggtgctgttatgactacagctaatgatattaattcaagtgttttgggtcaatgtgattactttgaagaacgtcag aattatttaaaggttgcgttaatgattttacgtggcagtgttgaacaatttttggaagaaactgagcttcgttacatgatgctaaattgcttgtgcggcgtacaattaaacatgattctgttgttgctg ttctatttcggtattggatggtaa
- the LOC137251041 gene encoding T-complex protein 1 subunit eta-like isoform X2 yields MKACGGAVMTTANDINSSVLGQCDYFEERQNYLKVALMILRGSVEQFLEETELRYMMLNCLCGVQLNMILLLLFYFGIGW; encoded by the exons atgaaagcttgtggtggtgctgttatgactacagctaatgatattaattcaagtgttttgggtcaatgtgattactttgaagaacgtcag aattatttaaaggttgcgttaatgattttacgtggcagtgttgaacaatttttggaagaaactgagcttcgttacatgatgctaaattgcttgtgcggcgtacaattaaacatgattctgttgttgctg ttctatttcggtattggatggtaa